Below is a genomic region from Streptomyces sp. RPA4-2.
AGCAACTCCCGCCTGCGCACCTTCGGTTCGAAGACGGCCGGCCCCGGCCAGCCCGTCTACGTCGTCGGCGAGATCGGCATCAACCACAACGGCGAGCTCGAGAACGCCTTCAAGCTGATCGACGCCGCCGCCGAGGCCGGCTGCGACGCCGTCAAGTTCCAGAAGCGCACCCCGGAGATCTGCACCCCCCGCGACCAGTGGGACATCGAGCGCGACACCCCCTGGGGCCGCATGACCTACATCGACTACCGCCACCGCGTGGAGTTCGGTGAGGACGAGTACCGCCAGATCGACGAGTACGCCAAGAGCAAGAACATCGACTGGTTCGCCTCCCCGTGGGACACCGAGGCCGTCGCCTTCCTGGAGAAGTTCGACGTCCCGGCCCACAAGGTCGCCTCCGCCTCGCTGACCGACGACGAGCTGCTGCGCGCCCTGCGCGGCACCGGCCGCACGGTCATCCTCTCCACCGGCATGTCGACGCCGAAGCAGATCCGCCACGCGGTCGAGGTCCTCGGCAGCGACAACATCCTGATGTGCCACGCCACGTCGACCTACCCGGCGCAGGCCGAGGAGCTCAACCTCCGCGTCATCAACACCCTCCAGGCCGAGTACCCGAACGTTCCGATCGGCTACTCCGGTCACGAGACGGGCCTGCAGACCACGCTCGCCGCGGTCGCCCTCGGCGCCACCTTCGTCGAGCGTCACATCACCCTGGACCGCGCGATGTGGGGCTCCGACCAGGCCGCCTCCGTCGAGCCGCAGGGCCTCACCCGCCTCGTCCGCGACATCCGCACCATCGAGGCCTCCCTCGGTGACGGTGTCAAGAAGGTCTACGAGTCCGAGCTCGGCCCGATGAAGAAGCTGCGCCGCGTCACCGGCGTCGTCGCCGAGTCGGAGATCGCCGCCGCCGCGGGCGAGCCGGTCTCGGTCTGAACGCCCTGATTTCCTTACGACGGGACGGTCGTACGCCGATGAGCCCCCGCGCCGGAACCCCCGGCCCCCACACGCTGGCCTTCGTCGAGAGCCCGGTACAGCTCCTGAACGTGCTGGAGTGGGCGCATGTCCACGCCCCGCACGCGACGGAGGCCGGCGACCGGGCACCCGGCACGGGACCGGACCGTTCGTCCGTCCGGCCCGCCGGCGCGGGGCTCACCCTCGTCGTCCTCTCTCCCAACGACCCGATGACCCGCGGTCAGTTGCGTCGCATGGCCGAACTGGCCCGTGACGAGGGTTACCAGGTCCGCTGGGAGGAGGCGCGCGGTGGCACCACCGCCCCCTTCCACACGATCGGCGGCCTGGCCCCGCTGCTGCGCAGAGCCCGCCGCATCGTCATGGGAGACCCGTTCTCCCGTTACGTGCAGCTCCTGCTGACGATCACGAAGGCACGCGACCTGGTGGTCGTGGACGACGGCACGGCGACGATGGAGTTCGTCGCCCAGCTGGCCCGCGGTGAACGCCTGGTGCGCTGGCACCGGCGCGGGGGCCGTCCCGGCGCCCGTGACGTGCTGTTCGCCCCGATCTCGTCGTCTGCCCGCCGCCGGCTCACCCCGAGTGAGGGGCGGCGGGTGGAGGTCTTCTCCTCCATGCCGATCGACTCGGCGCCGGACGGCGTCACCATCACCGCCAACGACTTCTCCTGGACCCGCGCCCGCTTCGGGCCGCCCCGGATCACCAAGGGCGCGGACCTGGTCGGCACCTCCCTGGTCGAGACGGGCGTGGTGGACCCCGACCGTTATCTGGAGGCGGTCCGTTCCCTCGCCAAGACCCACGGCGCGACCCGCTACTTCGCCCACCGCCGCGAGAGCACCGACAAGCTCCACCGGCTGGCCGTCGAGACGGGGCTGGAGATCGTCCGCCCCGACCTCCCCCTCGAACTCATCGCCCGCCGCGGCCCCATCGGCCGTACGATCCTCAGCTTCCCCTCGACCGTCGTGCACACGCTGCCGCTGGCCCTGGTCGGGACCGACGTCCGGGTCGCCGTCTGCGACATCGACCCGGCCTGGCTGACGGAGACGGCTTCCCCGCGCGCCCAGGGGTTCCTCTCGGGCGTCACCGGCACGGCCCGGGACGTACACCGGCTGTCCTCCGTCGCGACGGCGTAGGGAACCGGCGCCGCGCGCCCGCCCGCGACACCCGGCGGACGGCGACGACCGTCCCCCGTTCACCGACGCCCGGCCACTCCCAGCGGAGACCCGCCGGATTTTCGCCCCGCCCAGACTCTGGGCGGGGCGTTCGGCGTTGAGGGTCACGGCCGACGGGACGAGGGGCACTTTCGGCCACAACCTCGGCGATACCGGGACGGTGAATCCCACAAGCCCCGCATTCGGGACGGCGCACACCGACTCACAGGTTTTCCCGAACTTCTCCACACCTACTGCACCGAACAGACACAGGCTGTTCGCGATTCGTCCATAGGTCGCGCGTTGGGCCGACACGATCCGGCCATTGAATCTCCCCGCACGGCACCAATCGGTCGCCGCACGCCTGTTCCGTTGACGTAGTGGGGGGACCACACGTGGCGTCCGCACATGTGGAGTCCGACAGATCGGATTCCGACAGACCCGCGCCCAGGCGGCCGGCCGCCGCCCGTGGGCTCGGTGACCGGATCTTCCGGTATCAACTGACGGCCAGCGGTGTCGTCGTTCTCGCCATCATGGCGGGAGTCGGCCTCTTCCTGCTGCTGAGGGCCGGTCAGGCGCTCAAGGCCACCGGCTTCTCCTTCCTCACCACCGCCGCATGGCAGCCGGACGTCCACCACTTCGGCATCGCGGCCGTGCTCACCGGCACCCTGCTGATCGCCGCCGTCGCGGTGACGCTCTCCGTGCCGCTGGCCGTGGGAACCGCGCTGTTCATCTCCGACGTGGCCCCGCGCAAGCTGCGCCGCACGCTGGTGACGATGGTCGACGCTCGACGGGCCGCCACTGCCCCAGGACGGGGAAGTGAAGAAGCTGGTCGGTCCGGGACCCGACGGGGAAGTCACGGGTACGAGCGTCACGAAGCAACCGTACGACCCGAACGATCCGACGACCGGCTTCAAGCAGGGTGGTATGAACGCCAAGCCCCTGGAGGTGAAGAACATCGATACCCGCCTGAAGTACGACTCCAGCCTCGATCCCCCCTTCGTCGTCATGACTTCCATGCCGGCACGCTGACCAATTCCGTCGGGAAGAATGAGATCTGGAACGAGAATGGAAACGGTGAACCGAACCGCATGGGAGGAAGCCTCCCTGCGCCTGCTCGACGACGTCTACGCGTTCGCGGCGACCGGCCCGAGCGCCCACCCCGACTGGCGGGACGATGTGCTGGCCGTGATGAACCACGAAGTGGACGACCCGCGCGGCTGGAACGTCCTCGACTGGGAGACGGACAAGGAGGAGCGGACGACCGCCGGTCCGTCGTTCCCCTTCCACCCGCCCTCCCGCGAGATCTTGGACGAGCGGTTGTTCCCCGTCACGCCGGAGACGGCCGAGCGCCTGCTGGTGACGATGACCTACGACTGGGGCTCGGTGCCCCAGGACGAGGAGGCGGCAGCGGGCGCGAATGCCGATGCCCGGACCTTGTTGAGCCGGTACGGGGAGCAGATCTCCTGCTACAGCAACATCACCCGCGCCCGCGCGACTCCGTCGCCCGATCTCACCGACGGAGTCGACGGCTGGGTGTCTCTCACTCAGTACGACGGCGACTTCGGATTCGTCGTCGTCTCGCCGGAAGAGGTCGGTGTCTTCTGGTCGTTCAACCCCATTTGACGAGCAGTGCTGCGCTACAAACAAGCCGCGGAACCGAAGTTCGTGGTCCTCGCCTCCACACCCACGACGCCGTGAGCCGACACTGCCGGGTCCGTGAGCGTTCAAGAGGAAGCAAGAAAGGTGTCGCCAGCGTTGACCACATACATCGGGGCAGTGTTCAACAACGGATTTGTTGCGCGGTTGCTCGACCTGTCTCTTCGCGTGAACACCTCGGAGGACGAGGACTTCGAGCACGAGATTGCCCGGCTCTGCCGGAGCATGCGGCGTACTGGGAGTGCTTCTTGGGCGCTGCCGCTGGCCACTGCTGCGGCCACGGTGGACCTTGTCGCGGAGGCGTTGGCGAGCTCCTTGCGAACGCGGCTTCCGGCAGGTTTCGAGGAGAGGCTGACCCTCGCGGCCCGCGGCCGTCCGGTGCAGGAGTATCTGTCGGACGCAGCCTCCGCCATCCGTAAGCTCGATGTCGTGACCGTTCCCGGTTACGGGGAGCTTGCCATGGCTCCGTGGGAGGCCCGCCTCGCATTTCCGGAAGTGATCGACTTCAAATACTGGGTGGAGACCGACGAGTTCGAGAAGCTCGACGCGTGTCTGTCGGCCGGATTCGACAGCATGCATCCCGGAGAATGCGCGAGCAGGGCAACGGCTCTCATAGCGCAGGCGCAAGAAGCCCTGCTCCTCTTTCCGGATCCGAATATTCTGCGCTCGATGCTTTCGCAGAGCATTCCGTGGGTGTCCAGCAACGTCTTGCGGGAGATCGTCCGGATGGGAAATGAACACCTCGCCGAGCTGCACGGAATCTCAGGACGATGACGGCGCCGAACGCCAACCGCTCCGCCACCTACCCCGACCGCGAAACCGCCCAATGGGCCACCCAGCAGGTCGTCACCGCCAACGCGCAGCTCATCCACCGCTGGCTCGCCCAGGCCACCCGCCCCCGTCTGACGATCGAGGCGTCGTGGCCGTCGCGCACCGAGCCGGTCGGCCGGGTGCTGATCCAGGCGATGATGCTGGCCGGCCGCGAGCCCGTGGACGTACGCGCGGCCCGCGTGGTGCTCAAGCGCGACGCGACCCGCCCCCACGGCTTCGTCGTCCACGCCACGCTTCCTGTCTACCTGTAGAGACCAGTCGAGGCTGATCACCGTGCCCCTGAGCCCCTTCGAACACGACCGTCGTCACGGCGAACTGGACCAGGTGATCCGCGCCTACGCCGGGGAGCCCGCCGACGACACCCCGGACAAGCCCAGCCAGGCCCTGACCGCCTACCTCCGCCACACCTGGCACACCCGTCCCTGGGCACTGGCCACGGCAGAGACCCAGCTGCGGGAGTACGCCCGCAACCCGCCCGGCCGACTCCGCCTGCGTCTCGGCGAGTTCTACGTGATCCCGGACGTCGGGCTTCCCGAGCAGGACATCCAGCAGTGGCTGTCATGCCTCGCCGACCACATCAAGCGCAGCGTCGAGACCGGCGCGGCCCCGCCCCCGGCCACCGTCGACGACTACGCGGCTTAAGCATCCACCCCCAGCTCGTCGCCCGACTGGTCGGTGAGCTGCGCGAACTCCT
It encodes:
- a CDS encoding RNase A-like domain-containing protein, translating into MTAPNANRSATYPDRETAQWATQQVVTANAQLIHRWLAQATRPRLTIEASWPSRTEPVGRVLIQAMMLAGREPVDVRAARVVLKRDATRPHGFVVHATLPVYL
- a CDS encoding N-acetylneuraminate synthase family protein, whose translation is MSNSRLRTFGSKTAGPGQPVYVVGEIGINHNGELENAFKLIDAAAEAGCDAVKFQKRTPEICTPRDQWDIERDTPWGRMTYIDYRHRVEFGEDEYRQIDEYAKSKNIDWFASPWDTEAVAFLEKFDVPAHKVASASLTDDELLRALRGTGRTVILSTGMSTPKQIRHAVEVLGSDNILMCHATSTYPAQAEELNLRVINTLQAEYPNVPIGYSGHETGLQTTLAAVALGATFVERHITLDRAMWGSDQAASVEPQGLTRLVRDIRTIEASLGDGVKKVYESELGPMKKLRRVTGVVAESEIAAAAGEPVSV